The genomic region GTGGTAGCCAGGCTGCCGTACGAGCCCAGCTTCGCCGGCTGAAGGAGCAGGGGCTCATCGCCGAGCCCGCGCGCAGCTTCCACGTGATCGTGCCGCCAGAGTACCGGCGGCTCCGCTGCCTGCCCGCAGAGCAATTCGTCGATCAGCTCATGAAGGTCGGGGAGGAGCCCTACTACGTCGGGCTGCTGTCCGCGGCCGAGAGGCACGGAGCGGCGCACCAGCGTCCGCAGTCCTGCCAAGTGATGGTGCGGAAGAACCGCGCGGCGCTGTCGTGCGGAGAGGTGCGGGTCGAGTTCATCGCCCGGGGTGATCTCGAGAAGATGCCCGTCGCCACGGTCAACACGCCGCGCGGAGTTCTTCGTTACGCGACCCCGGAGGTGACGGCGCTCGAGCTCGTCGGCTACCCGAAACATGCCGGCGGCCTGAGCAACGTCGCGACGGTCGTGGCCGAGCTCGCCGAGGGACTCGACGCGGGCAAGTTGCTCGAGGTCGCTCGGCTGTCGCCCATCAGCTGGTCGCAGCGACTCGGCTACCTTCTCGAACTGGTCGGCCGCGAAGACATTGCCAACGCCATCCAGCCCTTCGTCCAGGAGCAGGCGAGGAGCTACACGCCGCTACGACGCACGGCGGCCATCGCGTCGGCGAAGCGCAGCGCGAAGTGGAAGCTCATCATCAACGCCGAGGTGGAGCCCGAGGCGGTAGGAGACAACGATGCATGACCTCGGCATGCTGATGACGTTCGCCGGCGGCCTGGCTGGAGCCCTGGTGCTCGGCTTCCTCGCCCACCGGCTGAAACTATCCCCCATCGTCGGCTACCTGCTGGCTGGTGTCCTGGTCGGCCCCTTCACGCCTGGCTTCGTCGCGGACCGTGCCGTAGCGGAGCAGTTCGCGGAGATCGGCGTCATCCTGCTGCTCTTCGGAATCGGCCTGCGCTTCCATCTGCGCGAGCTCATCGCGGTCTGGAAGGTGGCGCTTCCCGGTGCGCTCATCCAGAGCACCATCTCGACGACGATGCTCGCGGTGCTGCTGCACCTGATGGGTTGGAGCTGG from Pseudomonadota bacterium harbors:
- a CDS encoding type IV toxin-antitoxin system AbiEi family antitoxin, with product MRARGYIEELAANGRHHFRSVEAFQAIGGSQAAVRAQLRRLKEQGLIAEPARSFHVIVPPEYRRLRCLPAEQFVDQLMKVGEEPYYVGLLSAAERHGAAHQRPQSCQVMVRKNRAALSCGEVRVEFIARGDLEKMPVATVNTPRGVLRYATPEVTALELVGYPKHAGGLSNVATVVAELAEGLDAGKLLEVARLSPISWSQRLGYLLELVGREDIANAIQPFVQEQARSYTPLRRTAAIASAKRSAKWKLIINAEVEPEAVGDNDA